GCCCTCATAAGATTGAGCATCTGTTCTGGATTTGACTCGTTTATCATATATGTCTTCTAATTGGCTGATGTATATAATCTATCTGGGACTTGGAGTCAAATAAGATCACAAGAATCCATGTGCACTGAGACCAGAGGGTAGATTTGAAGTCCAAGTTTCAAACGCGTATAAATTAGCCTGTTTTTCCAAGTCTCCTTTTGTACGTACCTTAAGTTATCAATGTTTTTAATTATGGTTAGCTTTTACTGTTCTCTTTTAAGCATTACCTTCCTTAATACAACTGAAGTGTGATCAGACTCCTTGGGAAGCATTTCACTGATTGTGGTAAGGCagtctgggggaaaaaattagTTAGAAAAAGAGACTTTTGCATGAAAATGCAGGAAGAACAACAGGGGATGTGTCACATTTCATCAGATCTTAAAGATGCCAATGGATTGACAAGAGAAAACactttgttaatttttaagaCACACACCCCCCAGTTTCAGAGATgtgaacatgaaaaaaaaaaggatatgttGCAAAATAGTTCCTTTTCAGAATTCAAGGGTTGCCCTAGGATTGATCCTTTACCAGTACTTGACTTGAACAAAGAGCTTTGGAAATTCAATAATTGTATTCAATTGATAATTCTAACACTAACTCAGCAAAGAATCTAGGTTACAGATTACTTGTTGAGTACTTGAGACAAGATTTTACAATTCTTAAAATTCTTACCgggctggtggcgcagtggttgagagtccacctgccaatgcaggggacatgggttcgtgccccagtccgggggcatcccacatgccgcggagcggctgggcccgtgagccatggccgctgagcctgcgcgtccagagcctgtgcttcgcaacgggagaggccacaacagtgagaggcccgcgtaccgcaaaaaaacatgaaaaaaaacaaTTCTTACATATTCGGTAGGTGCTATTTACTTTCTGTGTGGATCATTTAAGATCTTAAGGTCAAAATACTGGTGAATATGTGATCACTCCTTGTAGTCACACTCCTAAATTATAACCTTTTAAATTCTTCCTGTCTCATCCCCCACCCTGATAGCCAGTTAGGGGATAAAATATGGACGTTCACTTTTGCAGCTCCATGACCTTTCTCACTGTACTTTCATTGAAAAGAAAGGCACATAACAGCATGGAGGGCAAGGCTGAACCGTAGGTAATGAGGACCAGGAAAAGTCCAAAGCAATGTGCCCAAAGTAGTTGCAAGAGTAAAACTGACATTGAGTTCGTACCTGAGAGCAGGTGATACCAACAAGTAGGTTCAAGAGGTAGAGCTGGGAAAAGCTAAGACATAGGGAGTGTGTGGCAACTGATCCGCAGGGGCTACGAAAATCATTCAGGGTTTAGTCAGCTAAGCAaaatgcttaaggggaaaggactAGAAAGTGTGCTTTTGTTAAACATCTCTCTGGACAGCATTAAAATCCTAGaaagtttttacatttataataccacagcaatgaagagaacaaatgaaaaacCACCAGTAAATAGGAGgtctcaataaaaatttgaaatatggaAGGAGGACAGCTACTGTATCAGAGCAGAAGCAGAGACCATTTATACTACTTGCATTACGGACAAGAAGGAACCAGCTTGGCTCCAGACTCAGAAATGCTTAATACTGTGGAGGACAGAAGTGAGACATGAAGGGAAAGCAGTGAAATTAGTGGCCAGTCGTATACGGGACATTCCCCTCATTCCATACACACTTGCCCTCCTCCGCAACCCCTGTGCATTGTCAACCAGGGACTTACCCTCCAGCAAGAGATGGGAAATTTCTTCTCTGTAGAAATGGCCCTGTTGAATGGCCCCTAGAGACCATCCAACAGCAAAGCAGTTATCTTCTAGCTCCAATACATTTATAACAGGGCTTCAAattcatgaaataaaaacatgaaatagcTGTAGGCAGTTTATCAATTATAGTTAGATATTTCAACACTCTCAGGTAATTGATAGCACAAATGGACAGAAAATGACTATCAACTAACTCaacatttatagaatactccAACAACAgcataatacacattcttttcaagtgcacataatACGGGCTATAATACAAGTTTCAAACGatttaaaagaatggaaatcatACAAGGTATATTCTAGCACCAgaatagaattaaattagaaattgctAACAGAAAGATACCTGAAGAGTTGAAATAGAAAAAGTCCTTGAAAGGTACAACTACCCAAGTtcactcaagaagaaagagaaaacctgaATAGCCCTATTTAAATGATTTGTAGCTGACAACTTTCCCACAAAAACAAGTACAGGCCAGATGgcacaagtgaattctaccaaacatttacgGAAGACCTAGTAACAACTGTACACCAACTCTTCTAGGAATAAACATTTTCCAACTTATTTTACGAGTCAACATTACCCacataccaaagccagacaaagacatcacaagaaaagaaaatcatagatCAATaactctcatgaacatagatgcaaaaattcttttaaaaaaatagcaaattgAAACTTCTAATCTATAAAAGATGGTAATGCATCGTGCCCAAATAGGATTTATCCTAGAAATGCAAGGTTGCCTTAGCATTCAAAATCAATGTATTTCATTATATTAacatactaaaaaagaaaaaccatatctttataatgtagaaaaagcatttgaaaaaattcaacacattcATGATTTAAAACTGTCAATTAATTAGGAATTAAAGGAATCATCCTCAATCTAATAAAGGGCATTTATGGAATAACATATATCTGACATCATATTTTATGGTGAAATAAAGAGCGGTTTCCTCCTAAGACtgggaacaaggcaaagatgtctaCTCACCACTTGTAGTCAACGTTGTCCCAGATGTTTAGCCTGTGCAAcaaggcaataaaaagaaaagacccCCACCCTCCGCACACCTTGTACTGCCGTCCCAGTGTTACCAAATCAGGTCTGGATGCTTGCTGCTCAGAAATCAATACTCAAGAGAGACaaatgttggtagaaaggaaagttgcttttaatcagaatgctgGGGAGATGGTCGACTCCCCAAAAACCACCTcccaagattctgctcagccatgagaAGTTCTTAAAGGGAAAAGgtaagtaatctcagttaatccttGAGATAGGAGGTCAGAGGCATCGCCATCCCCCACTGAATGCAGGCTTATCATGCAGGTTTGTTGACTTCTTATGATCTTTCTTTCAATActgtcttgttcacacagttcGTTCTCGcaagattactgaaggggaagctagggaagagatcggGTCATGtgttaattacttattcatttctacttctttgatctatggaaagAACCAACAGATTAGGCAAGGTATTATGTGATCAATAGGGCCAGAGATAAGTAGAGCATGGGGGCACCTGGTTTAAGGTTAGTGACAAGACAAAAGCGGCCTCTGGCAGAGAGCTCTTTCCGGCAAAGAGCTTTTTCCTGCCAAAAGCTGCTTACAAATCCCCACTTGTCAGAACATCATtccatttttattggattatggTCGAAGGTCTGTCTTCTGTAACTTCATGCTGACATAGGGCACCATATACTTAGAGTGGAAGATGTCGACACGGGTCTGTAGTATGTCTTTACTGACAATTGTAGTTGACCATTTACATATACGGGCAGAACAAGCTATGATTATTTTGATGCCCACAAAGATACAGATTATTATGAGCAACAGTGTTAATCCCGTTCTCTTAAGGCCAAGTTCTTGAAATTGTGCTAGCCATAGATCTAGTACTTTTTTGTAAAtaagaggcaggggatatggAGGGGCCTTTGTCCTTGGCAGGGGGATAGGGGTGGGTGCAGGGTTTTGCTCAGTTCCACCAGTGTGTGCTGCGCATCGGCAGGAGCTAGGTTTGAGGCAACTAGGCTGCGCCTGAGGTTCTGGGCAAGCAGACAGGGCCATGGCCTTGCTGGCTCCAAAAGGGGCACAGAGACCTAGACACAGGAAGGGAGAATGCATGAGGCAGTGGAGACAAAGATTGGAGTTATGCAGCtgtaagccaaggaacaccaaggatggAGAGCCACCACCAGAAGCTGAGAGAAAGGCATGGAAGAGATTCTCCCCGTGAGCCTTCAGAGActgcatggccctgctgacatcttggttTCAGACTTCTAATCACCAGAACTGGAAGAATAATTCCTATTATTTTAACCCACCCAGTTCGTGGtactttgttactgcagccctGGAAAACGAATATACAGACTTTCAAAAGTGGCCCTGAGACAACTGACTTTtccatttgcaaaaaaaaagaaagtagatcaCTAAtttataccattaaaaaaaaaattccagggtttccctggtgacgcagtggttgagagtccacctgctgatgcaggggacatgggttcgtgccccaattcgggaagatcccacatgccgcggagcggctgggcccgtaagccatggccgatgagcctgcgtgtccggagcctgtgccctgcaacgggagaggccacaacagtgagaggcccgcgtaccgccaaaaaaaaaaaatccagacagatttaaaaatataaacatgaaaagcaaaacttcagtcttttggaagaataTCTTTGCAACCTCAGTCTAGAAAAGAATTTCTAGACCTAAGAAAGATTGTTATATTTGCATCAAAACTTAAAACTTCTATACAGTATAATAtagcataaataaaattaaaagataagccacagtctaggagaaagtatttgtaacCTAATGTAgtcaacaaataaatatacaagttataaaaacaaatcctggaaatgaaagaacagatgatccaattaaatacatatatatctccaAGCTCATGGTATTGTTGCCTGTATTTCAATTATCTGAATGCTGCAGCATATGTTATTTTTCTATCTCTAAAATATAGAGACtcttttgaaaaacataattaTAATACCGGAGAAACTAATAACCCCTGAATATCATGAAATATCTGTGGTCATAGATAACACAGTCAACAGATGCCACAGCCAATGGTGGATACATAaacctacacatgtgataaaatcgCACAGAACTAAATATACCTACACATAAATGAGtacaaataaaattgagaaattctGAACTAATTGGTGGATTATATCAATAATGTCATTATCCTGGCTGATATTTGTACTGTATTTttacaagatgttaccattgggggaaacagGGTACAGGGTACATGAGGTCTCTCTGTATTACTTCTTACAACTGCATCTTACAATttacaattatctcaataaaaatttcaattaaaacaaaaaattacatagGTATTAAGTATGGGACAACTTATACACTTCATATTcatattaaaattatgaaataaaaactttatgaGTTATTAAGCAAATATACATATACTTCCTACAATGCTGCATTCCAATAAGCAAACCTATCATGAAAAGTTTCTCTACATAGCATACTTATACATATTCTGCAAAAGGcctcctttttaaactttttttgacACTGTAAcatcttcaaaatattaataaagttatCAAATATTATTTGTTACTCAATGAAATGTCACTTCTAGGCAAAAGATTTCTCATATATACTGGGTCCCCCACCTCAGTCCCAAGTTGTTTCTGCTATGCAATGAGTCCAACAAGAGGGTGAAGGTTTCAGGATGTTGACAGGGGTTTCTTCTTAGTGCTGTTTCTCTGCTGTTTACTGAAATCGAGATGCTGGTGAAAGGTTCCATTACACCTGTACTGTTTCTCCCTAGTGTGTTCTCTGATGTGTTGTGAGGAATGACTCTGGTAGAAGGTTTTCCCACATTggttacattcatagggtttctcccctgTGTGGGTTCTCTGATGTACTGTGAGGGATGATTTATGGTAGAAAGTTTTCCCACACTCATTACATTTATAAGgcttctctcctgtgtgtgtTCTCTGATGTTCCCTCAGTTTCAACTTCACAGAGAAGGATTTTCCACATTTGTGACAtccatagggtttctctcctgtgtgagtcctctgatgattaatgaagttTGACTTCTGGGAGAaattccttacattcatagggtttctccccgGTATGTATTCCCTTAGGTACTGTGAGAGCTGACCTATCACTGAAGGCTTTCTGACATTCATTACACTCATAGGGTTTCTCCCCTCTGTGTGTTCGCTGATGTACATGGAGATTTGACTTCTCACAGAAATtttttccacattcattacattcacaGGGTTTCTCCCCTGTGTGTGTTCTCTGATGTACTGCGAGGCCTGACCTATACCCAAAGGTTTTCCCACATTTGGTGCATTCATAGCATTTCTCCCCTCTGTGTATCCTCTGATGTAGGATGAGAGATGACTTATGGCtgaaggttttcccacattcactaCATTCATAGAGTTTTTCTCTTACATCTGTTTTCTGATATGTAGGAAGCTTTGGCTTCTTGTAAAATGCAGTAGCACACTGATTAATTTTATAGACTTCTTTCCCTATATGCGTTTCTTGATGCTGCAAGAAATTTGGGTTCTTGCAGAATACTTCCCAATCTTCATAACAGTTAAAGGTTTTCTCTCCTTTATAAATTCGCTGAAGGAGTGACTTCTTTCTGAAACTATTCACTTTCAATACACTCACAGTATCTCTTCCCCATGATAACTCCATAGTGCTTATTTAAAGTTGACTTCTCACCAACAGACCACCTCCCGCAATCATTCAATTCATAGTGATTCTCCCTTGTATGAGTTCCCTGATGAATGTTGGTCTATCAGAAAAGGCTTTGACATGTTCATTACCTCCATAGGGCTTCTCCCATGAGCTTGCTCTCTTATGGGTAATGAAAGTTGCCCCCTCattgaaggctttcccacattcactatATTCAGAAGAAAGCTTCAGAGTTTGAGTATCTTGATGCTGAAATATGTCCTTATTTTGACTAATGGCTTTTCCAGTTCTATCATATTCTAAAGATTTCTCTCTAGAATGACCTGTGCTTTGTACAGAGGAGTAATTTCCCATGTGTATTAAACTCATAAGGCTGCCTTACAAAGGAGTGTCTATTACTAATGAttaattctgaaagagaatccaaatTCATTCCATGAGTCATATTTACCAGGTATTTTTCTTGATAAAATAGAGTTTGTACCCAGAGAAAATGCTTTTCCTAATACACTATTTCTCTCTTTAGTCAGTGTTTTGTTGTTGACAAAATCAACTTTCCACCAATGCTGGTCTTCCTTTTCCTGGCTCTTCTCCATCAGGTCAACTATGCAGaagtacagaaatgaaaataatttgccATAGTTTATACATGTTAATATATTTCTTATGAAGAGAAGACATATTCATATGTCTTATTCTAGCCCAGTCATTTGCTATGAAAGTAATCTCAAGGGCATACTGCCTTGCTCCTCtaggtttgaaaaataaataaataacttgcaGTAGTGAAAAATGGGGAATCTGGCGACAAAATGCAATAATTTGACACTTCAAAAAGGTTtagtgtggtgatcattttgcaatatatacaaatatcaaatcattacattgtacacctgacactaaaatgttgtatgccaattatacctGAATTTAACTGTGACATTCAAAAATAGAGAATTTGAAATAAACacaaacaataaatttaaaatgtttgaatgACTGCTTAATCTTGGGGTGGGGAACTTACAGGTAATAGAATCAGCCTaacaactcaacaaatattaagtagaatcacaaggaaaattaatAGACATGATGGTAAGGGGAGATATCAAGGAACAATTAGACTCGGAACAATTAAATCAGGGCCTAGTCGTTATCAAAGCAAGAGCCTCACTAATGTACATGCTTACAACCTCATCCTCCTCTTTTCTATTCCACATAACACCACCAAATTAAATTTCAGAAAGTACTCATTTTCATTAGAGTTAAAAGGAAAACTATTGCCTAGGCTATATTTGCATTCTCATGGGGATTCACAATGAATAGTAGTGCCTAAATGAAGTATACATTCAGGCTATTCTTACAATAGGATCAGAGGCACATCTTTATTCATCTAGCATATCATCTAAAACTTacagtctggggacttccctggtgatgcagtggctaagaatctgcctgccaatgcaggggacacaggtttgagccctggtccaggaagatcccacatgctgcggagcaactaagcctgtgcgccacaactactgagcctacgctctagagcctgcaagccacaactactgaagcctgcgtgccacaactactgaagcccacgtgcctagagcctgtgctccgcaacaagagaagccaccgcaatgagaaggccgtgtgccacaaccaagagtaacccccactcgccacatctagagaaagcctgtgtgcagcaacaaagacccaatgcagccaaaaataaattaaataaataaataaataaataaaatttattaaaaaaaacttacagtCTGAATTTCACTTATACAATCAATTATCCACCGTTATTAGGGTCTAGAGTACTTTTCCCTATCTCTTTACACTCATCTTCTGATTTGTCTAATAATTGTGGAAAGTATCCTTATGTCAATTTTCTGCCCTTTGCAAttaaaggcagaaaataaaaattctaaattctcAACTATATTCaatgaaatctaaagaaagaaagaaagaacaaataagggggacttccctggtggtgcagcggttaagaatccacctgtcaatgcaggggacatgggttcaatccctggtccaggaagatcccacgtgccatggagcaactaagcccatgcaccacaactactgaacccacaagccacaaccactgaagcctgcatgcctagagctcatgctctgcaacaagagaagcccgcgcagctgctagctgcgactagagaaagcccgcatgtagcaacaaagacccaacgcagccaaaaaataaataaataaaattttaaaaagaaacaacaaataagGTCTCCAGATTTCTTTCATCCCTTCATTACAGCTGAAGCAATACTTCAGAGAActgaataagaaaactgaaggatGATATAATGGTGAGGATTTACCTCACTATTGCATTATCCTTCCAAGAAATTCCatcattcattttcttatattttagtgtattttaGCACTATTGAACATAACTGATGAGTAATGTTGGAATAATTGCTAGGGGGATGAAGTagcaaaacatttcaaaatactttaaaataagatCACAACAATCCCATATTTCTTAGATTTATAAATGGGACCAAGTCACCCATGTGGAAATTGCAAGATAAACTGAgttttattccatttaaaaatataagtaaattttctctttgttcattcaagttaaaattttattttaatttataagaaaTTATGAAGGTCATAAAACAACAACCCTTGCAAATAATTAGAACTGtttcaaaaagaaattcaaaaacaaaaattgggTACACTGGATCCCTGATGGTATACCAAGGGttaatattctattttgtttaatatttgaaGTATATCATTATTCCTTTCTACATTCCAATAATGGAATACagtccattatttctttttatatttcatatgtacTTTTCAAACACCATATACCTATATTTGTAAAAAATCCAAATTGACAATATCTGTCTTTTAACAAGAGGGTTTAGTCCTTTTGAATATATTGTAATTACTAAAATATATAGgttggtttccttcatttcacttACAGTTTCCACTTCTTCTAATTTTTACTGCTTTTCCCCTctctttcattgttcttttttggTCTGatctaatatatgtatattttttcttttctattttcttacctTCAAAAGTTTAGAAGTTACACATTACTTTCTGCTAGCATTTACTCATTAAATTTTACCATTCATATTTAACTCAACaacacttctaaaaaataaaaggattttagAACACCAGTCTGGTCAACTGATAAATTATTTACATGCTattgtttttcaatattttatttttgttgtttttatactCAACAGAACATTGCTACTACAGATCTTCCTTGCCTTACAATGAGGTTATGTCCCCATAAACCTATTGTAACTTGGCAATATCAAAAGTCAAAAATGCATATAATACCCCTAAtctactgaacatcatagcttagactagcctaccttaaacgtgcccagaacatttacattagcctagagttgggcaaaatcatctaatgcaaagcctattttataatagcGTTGAATATCTCATGCAGTTCACTGAATACTGTACTAACAGTTGTATGGGTACAGGATGGTTGTAAGGTTGTTTACCCTCGTGGTCATGTGGTTGACTGGAAGCTACGGCTCACTGCTGCtacccagcatcacaagagagtatCTTACCACCACATATCGCTGGCccagggaaaagatcaaaattcaaagtacaatTTCCAGTGAATGGGTATTGCTTTTGAACCCATGAAGTCAAAAAATCATGAGTTGAATCACTGTAATTTGGGGATCATCTGTAATTTATACAGATAATATTTGTATAAACGTACCCATATCTTTACTTGTTTCCTCCCAGAACTGCTTCTCTTCAAGTTCCCCTGTCTGAGTTAAAGGTACTACCAGACATCTAGTgcctcaggaaaaaaaacctttcagtttttctcttgattattCTTTTTCTCATACCCATAATCCAATCTAACAACAAATCCTGTTTTGGCTACAACTTCAAAATACATCAAGAATCCAATCATGTCACTTTACTTTCTATTTCCAAGCCGGTATTAAGGCACCACAATCCCTCACATGGAGAACTGCTAACTGCTCTCCTTGACTTTActcatccctcctccccaccccctctgtCAACATTTCCACTGTAGAGCAGCCAGGGGTATACATGAAGCAAATCAGAACATGTGCTCCTTTGCTCAAAACCTTCCAATGACTCCATCTCAATTAGAATTAAGGAgctttcgggacttccctggtggtccagtggtaaagaatccaccttccaatgcaggggatgcgggttcaatccctggtcagggaactaagatcccacatgccgtggggcaacatGCCACAATgtgcccgcgtgccacaactactgagctcatgcacctcaactagagcctgcatgctgcaaactacagagcccatgcactctggaacctgcgcaccacaactacagaggccATGCGtcctggagcctgcaagccacacctagagaagagaaaacccaccgccacaactagagagaggcctgtgcacaacaacaaagagcccacacaccacaatgaaagatcccacgcgCCTCaataaagatcctgcgtgccacaaataagacctgatgcagcaaaaaaaaaattaaataaataaataataaataaatctttaaaaaaaaaaagaattaaggagcTTTCGATAGCCAGTAAAGCCAAATACTGGCACCAACTACCTCTCTGATATCATCTCTAACTCTCTGATCTCTATTCATCCTGGCAAATGCTATCCTGTTCTGCAGACACTAAACACTCCGGCCTCAAGTTCATGGCACAGGGTATACCATCTGGCTGGAATATTCAAAATCCACTGGCCCCCTCCATTCAGATCTGTGTTAATTATAATATTGATCTTAAAGAGGCTCTTTCCTGATCACTTTCATAAAGAGTACcacatttcattctcttttaatgACTAAAATGCAGTCATTATATTGTTAGCAGTTGCAACCCCAGCACACAGACAAACCTGGCATATGGTAGATGTCAAATTAATACTTAGTGAATTAATACATAATATATGATTAAAAGATGACAAATGAAATTGATGTagaaagaataacaaatatttaaaatgagagagGCAAGGATTGGATTTTTGGAAGAAAACCCAAAAAGAAACCATTTAGCTCTTATCCGCCAGGGTGATATATGCATCTGAGGCACGAAGGCCAATTATTCTTGGTCACTTCCAAAGTTCTATTAACTctaaaaaaaatttcctaaaaaATCTCAAACATGCCAACATCTGAACTAACTCCCTGGGATCCAGTTTCTCCCAGGTTACAGTAAAGTCTATGCTAACTCACCTGGGTGGCTCTGACTTTGGGACTCTTCCTCTAGCATCCATGGCTCTTCTCCTTGCTCCAATTTGAAAATCACCTCTGGTTTGGTAACACAATACCTTGTGAATGGAAAATGACACAGGACTTGGACCAGGTGGCCTGAGGTTCAGGACCTTTAAAGGAGGACAAAGTTAGCCTGCACGAAAATAAATCCACTGGAACATTTCACTGGGGAAGAGAACACAAGTGTTCTTTGTAGTGCCCGAAAGGGATCACCTTTGACTCCTGAATTTCAAATCTATAAATTATTAATCTCTACAAAGAAACCACCTATATCAGCagctaaaaaggaaacaaatattgtTTGGAGTTACAAATTATACAATCCCTACCCACTGAGATGAGGTGGCTATAGTTCTCCAACATCATGTCCCTGTCCAGGGTCCTCTGAGCAGGGTCCAGGTGCTGCCACTCCTCCTGAGTGAAGCCCATACTCACATCCTCAAATGACACTGGCCCCTGAAACAGCACATCTGTGTTCAATCTACAGTGACCAGAACTGAATAGCATGCAATATGTTGGGGATCTAACACCTGGTCATGTTCACAATTAATAGTTGAAGAGAAAATGCAATGTAGGATCCCTTCTCTCAGTACTATATGTTGTGGGAAAATGAGGAATCATGGTATAAGGTCTGGCCAGTGTATTAATTTCTTAATTCATACAAAGAGCATAGGAGTTCCTGCCAGTGTTCCAGGAACTGTCCCAATTTctgggaatacaaagaaaaataaaaggttaatcctgctctcaaggagtttatattcaggtcagaaaacatatttaaacataaatatcTGCAATAAATTTTATAGAAGCAATGATAAAAAGTCTCTGAAAGGTAAATGGGTAGTTGCAAAGGGGGAAGAAATgttaagttttattttgtattatcagGTTGAGTTTTATGGAGGAGTAAAGTATTAAGTCTTGACACATGAATCACATATTCTTTATAAATATGGGCCAACGACACAAAAAAAGGCATGGaagcattaaaaaatacttgctaaatttgaaaacacatggctcaaaaaaaaaagaat
This window of the Orcinus orca chromosome 14, mOrcOrc1.1, whole genome shotgun sequence genome carries:
- the LOC117197967 gene encoding LOW QUALITY PROTEIN: zinc finger protein OZF-like (The sequence of the model RefSeq protein was modified relative to this genomic sequence to represent the inferred CDS: inserted 2 bases in 1 codon) gives rise to the protein MELSWGRDTVSVLKVNSFRKKSLLQRIYKGEKTFNCYEDWEVFCKNPNFLQHQETHIGKEVYKINQCATAFYKKPKLPTYQKTDVREKLYECSECGKTFSHKSSLILHQRIHRGEKCYECTKCGKTFGYRSGLAVHQRTHTGEKPCECNECGKNFCEKSNLHVHQRTHRGEKPYECNECQKAFSDRSALTVPKGIHTGEKPYECXRNFSQKSNFINHQRTHTGEKPYGCHKCGKSFSVKLKLREHQRTHTGEKPYKCNECGKTFYHKSSLTVHQRTHTGEKPYECNQCGKTFYQSHSSQHIREHTREKQYRCNGTFHQHLDFSKQQRNSTKKKPLSTS
- the ZNF487 gene encoding LOW QUALITY PROTEIN: putative zinc finger protein 487 (The sequence of the model RefSeq protein was modified relative to this genomic sequence to represent the inferred CDS: inserted 4 bases in 2 codons), whose protein sequence is MCYSWIAITQLKIKAIFCTTEVFFSFQDCTCPLIQRYCVTKPEVIFKLEQGEEPWMLEEESQSQSHPVDLMEKSQEKEDQHWWKVDFVNNKTLTKERNSVLGKAFSLGTNSILSRKIPGKYDSXGMNLDSLSELIISNRHSFVRQPYEFNTHGKLLLCTKHRXHSREKSLEYDRTGKAISQNKDIFQHQDTQTLKLSSEYSECGKAFNEGATFITHKRASSWEKPYGGNEHVKAFSDRPTFIRELIQGRITMN